A genomic segment from Sparus aurata chromosome 10, fSpaAur1.1, whole genome shotgun sequence encodes:
- the LOC115590049 gene encoding uncharacterized protein LOC115590049, translating into MVPVTINTLRNIREAGQTPLPGSFLSRLHEDLDNSQGLGAFNIQHEEERDRRGRGQGDGQEATREGQWARFQQEVIHPYLSGLEKNLHLRFHDLDILGAFSVFGPKSAALQDDSANIDNLRILARKFCPEQQNEVLQEWTSFKNHVLTGAFKDKNQADILTLLASEFDEWDNVYPCLSLLAGIALVIPVSSVNCERDFSTLNRVKTDLRNQLQGEHLAACLRISINGPDPKEFPYDKALQYFFRKPRKIHCPNKGCKVCRQ; encoded by the exons ATG gtCCCTGTCACCATTAATACTCTGAGGAACATCAGagaagctggacagactccactCCCGGGATCATTTCTGTCTCGCCTCCACGAGGACCTGGATAATTCCCAAGGTCTTGGGGCCTTTAACATACagcatgaggaggagagggacaggagaggacggGGGCAAGGAGATGGCCAGGAAGCCAcaagggaggggcagtgggcCAGATTCCAGCAAGAG GTCATCCACCCTTACCTAAGTGGCCTGGAAAAAAACCTTCACCTGCGGTTCCATGACCTGGACATACTTGGGGCTTTCAGTGTCTTTGGACCTAAATCGGCTGCTCTGCAAGATGACTCTGCTAACATCGACAATCTGAGGATTCTTGCCAGAAAATTCTGCCCTGAGCAACAGAATGAGGTCCTGCAGGAGTGGACTTCATTTAAGAACCATGTCCTTACTGGGGCATTCAAG GACAAGAACCAGGCTGACATCCTTACTCTGCTGGCAAGTGAGTTCGACGAATGGGATAATGTCTACCCTTGCCTCAGCCTCCTCGCAGGCATTGCCTTGGTGATCCCCGTTTCAAGTGTTAATTGTGAACGGGATTTTTCTACTCTGAATAGG GTGAAAACAGACCTGAGGAATCAGCTGCAAGGAGAACACCTGGCTGCCTGCCTGAGAATCTCCATCAACGGACCTGACCCCAAGGAATTTCCTTACGATAAGGCCTTGCAATATTTTTTTCGGAAGCCCCGAAAAATTCATTGCCCTAACAAAGGGTGCAAAGTCTGTAGGCAGTAG